In the Syntrophorhabdaceae bacterium genome, one interval contains:
- the serS gene encoding serine--tRNA ligase, whose translation MIDPKVVRENIGVVEESLKKRGTAFDTARVTAIDGKRRRLIQESEKMKNEKNALSDEIARSRKAGQTPPEKTEHLRTLGKQISDLDEQLKGVEKEWEDTLLIIPNIPHESVPVGTTDEDNKVVRYWGEKPSFAFDPLAHWDLGEALDILDFKRAAKITGSRFTLYKSYGALLERSLINFMLDLHVRKHGYTEVLPPFMVNRETMTGTGQLPKFEEELFHLEGVDYFLIPTAEVPVTNIHSNEIVKEEELPIKYVAYTPCFRKEAGAHGKDTRGLTRQHQFNKVELVKFANPDNSYDELEGLLLDAEDVLKNLNIHYRVSLLCTGDLGFSSAKTYDIEVWLPGQNIYREISSCSNFESFQARRAKIRYRKTNGKAELLHTLNGSGLAIGRTVMAVLENYQTKEGFVTVPEALRPYMYGITRIPPV comes from the coding sequence ATGATAGACCCTAAAGTCGTCAGAGAAAATATCGGTGTCGTGGAAGAATCACTCAAGAAGAGGGGTACGGCTTTCGACACAGCCCGTGTGACCGCTATCGACGGAAAGAGACGGAGACTGATTCAGGAATCGGAGAAGATGAAGAATGAAAAGAATGCCCTCTCCGATGAAATCGCACGGTCAAGAAAGGCTGGCCAAACTCCTCCGGAAAAGACAGAACACTTAAGGACACTGGGCAAACAGATCAGCGATCTCGACGAACAGTTAAAGGGCGTCGAGAAAGAATGGGAGGATACCCTTCTCATTATTCCTAATATCCCTCATGAGTCCGTTCCCGTAGGCACCACCGATGAAGACAACAAAGTAGTAAGGTACTGGGGCGAAAAGCCATCCTTCGCTTTTGATCCTCTCGCGCATTGGGACCTGGGCGAGGCACTCGACATCCTCGATTTCAAGAGGGCGGCGAAAATTACCGGTTCACGCTTCACACTATACAAATCGTATGGGGCGCTCCTTGAGCGCTCGCTCATCAATTTCATGCTTGATCTTCATGTACGGAAACACGGATATACGGAGGTCTTACCGCCTTTTATGGTCAACAGAGAAACAATGACAGGGACGGGCCAACTGCCGAAATTCGAGGAAGAACTCTTTCACCTCGAGGGTGTCGATTATTTCCTGATTCCTACGGCAGAGGTCCCGGTTACAAATATCCACAGCAACGAAATCGTGAAGGAGGAAGAGCTACCCATAAAGTACGTGGCCTATACCCCTTGTTTCAGAAAGGAAGCAGGCGCGCATGGCAAAGATACTCGCGGACTCACCCGGCAACACCAATTCAACAAGGTGGAACTCGTCAAATTTGCTAACCCGGATAACTCCTACGATGAACTTGAGGGGCTTCTCCTCGATGCCGAAGACGTGCTCAAGAACCTCAACATTCATTACCGGGTTTCCCTCTTATGCACCGGTGATCTCGGATTCTCCTCGGCAAAGACGTACGATATAGAGGTGTGGCTTCCGGGACAAAATATATACCGGGAGATATCCTCCTGCAGCAATTTCGAGTCGTTCCAGGCCCGCAGAGCAAAGATCCGGTATCGAAAAACAAACGGCAAGGCGGAGTTGCTGCACACACTCAACGGATCGGGTCTTGCCATCGGGAGGACCGTCATGGCCGTCCTCGAGAATTACCAGACCAAAGAAGGCTTCGTTACCGTGCCTGAGGCCCTGCGGCCTTACATGTACGGTATCACACGGATCCCGCCCGTTTAG
- a CDS encoding ATP-binding protein: MEIVGFFRNIPIKKKLILLCVLTTASGLFLAGIVFIVNEVFSSKAVLMQELKGIADTVGKSSAGALVTHDRQGMEETLGHLNFMPHIMYAAVYDVEGRVFAHYQRGDYKPLPQAGASGEQGYHFGIRHLAIFQNIVSDEKPIGAVYMVYDLNKFYFTVFRHGVMLCAVMALSLLISYLLSSRLQKIVTEPLLELTSLMGVISKKEDYALRAVARNKDETGYLAQGFNEMLKKMQERDGELKDYRRHLEKLVEKRTEELSEINRHLQQELVKRESAERALRESEDMYRTIFENTGNASIIVEDDTTISLANTEFEKLSGYSLQDIEKKKSWIEFFDKAYAEQMKEYHYLRRINPLAAPKQYEARFVDKSGVTKDVYLTVALIPGTKKSVLSILDIDDRKDLEEQLRQSQKMEAIGQLAGGIAHDFNNILTTVIGYSGMLQMKMDPESPLKEYVESIMSSAERATHLTQGLLAFGRKQVLAPKIIDLNDTIRNVEKLLRRLIGEDIELVTAFNQSAVMIFADSGQLSQVLMNLAANARDAMPDGGILTIRTEIATLEGDPAKLYNSKPRKYALLTVSDTGSGMDKDTSRKIFEPFFTTKEVGKGTGLGLSIVYGIVRQHQGLIDVVSEPGKGTLFKIYFPLKRPSDDKRADSPVQEIRGGQETILVAEDDPHVRELTRDILEEYGYHVIEACDGEDAVAKFRQKEGEISLAVLDVIMPKKNGKMVQEEITGIRPDIKTIFMSGYTADIIHKKGVFEEGIHFIAKPIISHTLLRKVREVLDG, translated from the coding sequence TTGGAGATCGTTGGTTTCTTTCGAAACATACCCATCAAAAAGAAGTTGATTCTGCTGTGCGTTCTCACTACGGCTTCAGGGCTTTTTCTTGCCGGTATTGTATTTATTGTAAATGAAGTGTTCTCTTCCAAAGCAGTCCTTATGCAGGAGCTTAAGGGGATTGCGGATACCGTGGGAAAGAGTAGCGCCGGGGCGCTCGTCACCCACGACAGGCAAGGGATGGAAGAAACCCTGGGTCATTTAAATTTCATGCCTCATATCATGTATGCCGCCGTCTACGATGTTGAGGGGAGGGTATTTGCGCACTACCAGCGAGGCGATTATAAGCCATTGCCACAGGCTGGCGCTTCGGGGGAGCAAGGCTATCATTTCGGCATACGGCATCTGGCCATATTCCAGAACATTGTTTCGGATGAGAAACCCATCGGCGCGGTGTACATGGTTTATGACCTGAACAAGTTCTATTTCACGGTTTTTCGGCACGGAGTGATGCTGTGCGCCGTCATGGCACTCTCTTTGCTGATAAGCTACCTCTTGTCATCCAGGTTGCAGAAGATAGTAACGGAGCCGCTTTTGGAGCTCACATCTCTCATGGGCGTCATCTCGAAGAAAGAAGATTATGCCTTACGAGCCGTGGCGCGCAACAAAGACGAAACCGGTTACCTGGCGCAGGGTTTCAACGAGATGCTCAAAAAAATGCAGGAGAGAGACGGAGAGTTGAAGGACTATCGGAGACACCTGGAAAAGCTCGTCGAAAAGCGGACCGAAGAGTTGAGCGAGATAAACAGACATTTGCAGCAGGAGCTTGTAAAACGCGAATCAGCGGAGAGGGCGCTCAGGGAATCGGAGGACATGTACCGAACTATCTTCGAGAACACAGGCAACGCGAGCATTATCGTAGAAGACGATACCACAATATCCCTTGCCAATACGGAATTTGAAAAACTGTCGGGCTACTCCCTTCAGGATATAGAGAAGAAGAAATCCTGGATTGAGTTCTTCGATAAGGCGTATGCCGAACAAATGAAAGAATACCATTATTTGAGGCGTATCAATCCACTCGCCGCGCCCAAGCAGTATGAAGCACGGTTTGTCGACAAATCAGGCGTAACAAAAGATGTCTATCTGACGGTAGCGTTGATTCCAGGCACAAAGAAGAGCGTTCTATCGATCCTCGATATCGATGACCGAAAGGACCTCGAGGAACAGCTGAGGCAATCCCAGAAGATGGAGGCCATAGGCCAGCTTGCAGGCGGCATCGCGCATGATTTCAATAATATTCTCACCACCGTTATCGGTTACAGCGGCATGCTGCAGATGAAGATGGATCCGGAAAGCCCGCTCAAGGAGTATGTCGAATCGATCATGAGTTCGGCAGAGAGGGCCACCCATCTCACACAGGGGCTCCTCGCCTTTGGCCGCAAACAGGTGCTTGCACCAAAGATCATCGACCTCAACGATACCATACGGAACGTGGAAAAACTCTTGAGGAGACTCATCGGGGAAGATATTGAACTGGTGACAGCATTCAATCAGTCCGCTGTAATGATTTTCGCCGACTCCGGCCAGCTGAGCCAGGTTCTCATGAATCTCGCTGCCAACGCGCGGGACGCTATGCCCGACGGAGGCATTCTCACGATAAGGACCGAAATCGCAACACTCGAAGGAGACCCGGCCAAACTCTACAACAGTAAGCCGCGTAAATATGCCCTGCTCACCGTGTCCGACACGGGCTCAGGAATGGACAAGGACACCTCGAGGAAGATCTTCGAACCTTTCTTCACTACAAAAGAGGTGGGAAAGGGCACCGGTCTCGGACTATCCATCGTGTACGGTATCGTAAGACAGCATCAGGGTCTGATAGATGTGGTGAGTGAGCCCGGCAAAGGGACCCTCTTCAAAATCTATTTTCCTCTCAAGAGGCCCTCCGACGATAAGCGGGCTGATTCTCCTGTCCAAGAAATCCGCGGGGGGCAAGAGACTATCCTTGTTGCAGAAGACGATCCGCACGTGAGAGAGTTGACGAGAGATATCCTGGAGGAATACGGGTATCACGTGATCGAAGCGTGCGATGGAGAAGACGCGGTTGCCAAGTTCCGACAAAAGGAGGGGGAAATATCCCTGGCGGTACTTGATGTGATCATGCCCAAAAAAAATGGCAAGATGGTCCAGGAAGAAATCACGGGGATACGACCCGACATCAAAACGATATTCATGAGCGGCTATACGGCAGATATTATCCATAAAAAGGGTGTCTTCGAAGAGGGTATCCACTTCATCGCAAAACCGATCATCTCACACACGCTCTTGCGGAAAGTGCGCGAGGTCCTTGACGGCTAA
- the secD gene encoding protein translocase subunit SecD has translation MFKSLKLRFILILVFLIVFAVFLLPNVYEPQGQMKKYLPSSKIRLGLDLKGGMDLLLELDMEKLMENMVDRKFNALKDAMIAEGIRFLALDKKEYSVLITVRQDQKEKLYNLIGNRFSELKAGTSKTEGDTIQLEFLLPEKELSTIKDNAVHQALETIRNRIDQFGVSEPVIVQQGANQIVVQLPGVKDPQRALELIGRTAQLEFKLVDEENMSRAAAGQVPEGDELLMERRKNRETGVATTSPILVKKQADLTGDLLTDARVQYGSGRGGLGSEIAVGIEFNQEGADRFDKITAANIDKRLAIVLDNVVYSAPVIRTRISGGKAQITGNFTVDEATDLANVLRNGALPAPVKVVHNLTIGPALGQDSIRMGMQAAILGAVLVVLFMIYYYKLSGIVADIALFLNLIYLLGVFNIFNFTLTLPGIAGIILTMGIGVDTNVIIFERIREELRLGKTVRAAIDAGYSRAWLTIIDAHVTTLITTVVLFTFGTGPIQGFALTLGIGIVINLFTAVFGSKLIFDWIVVKYKPRSLSI, from the coding sequence GTGTTTAAGTCGTTGAAGCTGAGATTCATACTTATTCTTGTGTTTTTGATCGTCTTCGCCGTTTTTCTCCTGCCTAACGTGTACGAACCGCAGGGCCAAATGAAGAAATATCTGCCGTCGAGTAAGATTCGCTTGGGACTTGATCTGAAAGGTGGCATGGATTTGTTGCTCGAGCTTGACATGGAAAAGCTCATGGAGAATATGGTAGATCGGAAATTTAATGCCCTAAAAGACGCGATGATTGCCGAGGGAATTCGTTTCCTTGCCCTCGACAAGAAGGAATACTCGGTGCTCATCACTGTGAGACAGGACCAGAAGGAAAAGCTTTATAACCTTATAGGAAACAGATTCTCCGAGCTGAAGGCGGGGACGTCAAAAACTGAAGGAGACACGATTCAGCTTGAATTTCTGCTGCCAGAGAAAGAACTGTCTACCATAAAGGACAACGCGGTGCACCAGGCCCTTGAAACCATACGGAATAGGATAGACCAGTTCGGCGTCTCCGAACCCGTTATCGTCCAGCAGGGGGCGAACCAGATAGTCGTTCAGCTGCCGGGCGTCAAAGACCCTCAGAGGGCTCTTGAGTTAATAGGAAGGACAGCACAGCTCGAGTTTAAACTGGTCGACGAAGAAAATATGTCGAGAGCCGCGGCGGGCCAGGTACCCGAAGGCGACGAGCTGCTCATGGAGAGACGCAAGAACCGGGAGACCGGGGTTGCTACAACATCACCAATCCTCGTGAAAAAGCAGGCCGATCTGACGGGCGATCTTTTGACGGATGCCCGGGTACAATACGGATCGGGCCGTGGCGGCTTAGGGAGCGAGATTGCGGTGGGCATCGAGTTCAATCAGGAAGGCGCGGATCGTTTTGATAAAATCACCGCCGCGAATATCGACAAGCGGCTCGCCATCGTTCTCGACAATGTGGTCTATTCAGCCCCGGTGATTCGAACGAGAATATCCGGAGGCAAGGCCCAGATCACTGGTAATTTTACCGTCGATGAGGCCACGGACCTTGCCAATGTCCTCAGAAACGGTGCGCTTCCGGCGCCTGTGAAGGTGGTACATAACCTCACCATCGGACCGGCCTTAGGCCAGGATTCCATCAGGATGGGCATGCAGGCTGCCATCCTTGGCGCCGTTCTCGTGGTTCTATTTATGATCTATTATTACAAGCTATCAGGCATTGTTGCAGACATAGCCCTGTTCCTCAACCTTATTTATCTCCTCGGTGTGTTCAACATTTTCAACTTTACCCTCACACTGCCCGGTATTGCCGGCATTATCCTCACCATGGGCATCGGCGTAGACACGAACGTCATCATCTTTGAGAGGATCAGGGAGGAGTTGCGTCTCGGTAAAACCGTGAGGGCTGCTATCGATGCCGGGTACTCCAGGGCCTGGCTTACGATCATTGACGCGCACGTCACGACCCTCATCACCACGGTCGTTCTGTTTACCTTCGGCACCGGACCCATACAGGGGTTTGCCCTGACACTGGGTATCGGCATCGTTATCAACCTCTTTACTGCCGTCTTCGGATCGAAGCTGATCTTTGACTGGATTGTCGTAAAATACAAGCCAAGGAGTTTAAGCATCTGA
- the ligA gene encoding NAD-dependent DNA ligase LigA, whose amino-acid sequence MDKGQVQARIEELRKTLEYHNYRYYVLDDPQVSDAEYDRLLKDLTDLEMKYPEFFDSNSPTQRVGATPLDEFSTVTHTVPMLSLQNAMTVQEIVDFDKRVKKLLKTDLIEYVIEVKIDGLAVELVYVNGLFALGSTRGDGYVGEDVTQNLKTIRSIPTRLLAQGHVPVPERLEVRGEVYMGKKEFIALNETRAESGEPLFANPRNAASGSIRQLDPRITSDRKLNIFCYAPGQIIGANPKTQFQFLQYLKAWGFRVNPLAKLCENMGEVIDHYHYIEGMRDRIPYEIDGTVIKVNNIEEQNKLGAVSRSPRWAVAFKFEAREALSVIDDIMVSVGRTGALTPVAVLTPAAIGGVEVSRATLHNEDEIRRKDVRIGDTVVVTRAGDVIPEVVRVVKDKRSGSEKPFVMPRTCPVCHEAIVRPEGEAIWRCVNINCPAQIKGRIEHFASKRAMDIDGLGTKLIEQLVDKRIIQDVSDLYYLEKKDLSALERMAEKSAQNIMEAIDASRNRSFARFVYALGIRNVGEHVAALLAERYKDIYTLMETDMDALLTVREIGPEVAGSIVSFFKDKKNRKTIERIFAAGVVLEYKEKGSTKLAGLTFVFTGSLKSMSRDQARGAVEVLGAQTASSVSRNVDYVVAGEEAGSKLDKARALGIKVIDEDRFLLIVGRTHET is encoded by the coding sequence ATGGACAAAGGGCAGGTACAAGCGCGGATCGAAGAGTTGAGAAAGACTCTGGAATATCATAATTACCGCTATTACGTGCTTGATGACCCACAAGTCTCCGACGCAGAGTACGACCGCCTCCTCAAGGACCTCACAGATCTCGAGATGAAATACCCTGAATTCTTCGACAGTAACTCTCCCACCCAGAGAGTGGGTGCAACACCGCTCGATGAGTTTTCCACCGTTACACACACAGTTCCCATGCTGAGCCTCCAAAACGCTATGACTGTTCAAGAAATAGTCGATTTCGATAAGCGGGTAAAAAAGCTCCTCAAAACCGACTTGATTGAGTATGTCATAGAGGTGAAGATAGACGGGCTTGCCGTCGAGCTTGTCTATGTTAACGGCTTGTTCGCCCTCGGCTCAACCAGAGGCGACGGATACGTAGGTGAAGACGTCACACAAAACCTGAAAACCATACGCTCGATTCCTACGCGCCTTCTTGCCCAGGGACACGTGCCTGTGCCCGAGCGCCTCGAAGTTCGAGGAGAAGTGTATATGGGAAAAAAGGAGTTTATCGCCCTCAACGAGACCCGAGCGGAATCCGGCGAGCCGCTCTTCGCAAACCCAAGAAATGCTGCGAGCGGCTCCATCCGACAATTGGACCCTAGGATTACGTCAGACAGAAAGCTCAACATCTTCTGCTATGCGCCGGGTCAGATTATAGGGGCAAATCCCAAAACTCAGTTTCAGTTTCTCCAGTATCTGAAGGCGTGGGGCTTCAGGGTCAACCCTCTGGCCAAACTCTGCGAAAACATGGGTGAGGTCATAGATCACTATCATTATATCGAAGGCATGCGGGACCGGATCCCTTACGAGATTGACGGCACTGTTATCAAAGTAAACAATATTGAGGAACAGAATAAACTCGGTGCGGTCTCCCGATCTCCGCGGTGGGCCGTAGCCTTCAAGTTCGAGGCCCGTGAAGCGTTGAGCGTGATCGATGATATCATGGTGAGCGTCGGTAGGACGGGCGCGCTCACCCCTGTGGCCGTGCTCACTCCGGCGGCTATCGGGGGTGTAGAAGTTTCACGGGCAACACTCCATAATGAAGACGAAATCAGGCGAAAGGATGTCCGGATAGGTGATACGGTCGTCGTCACGAGGGCAGGAGATGTTATCCCGGAGGTGGTGAGGGTCGTGAAGGACAAGCGGTCCGGCTCAGAAAAGCCTTTCGTCATGCCCCGCACGTGTCCTGTCTGTCATGAGGCCATCGTGAGACCGGAAGGTGAAGCCATCTGGCGCTGCGTGAATATCAACTGTCCTGCCCAGATAAAAGGCAGAATAGAACATTTTGCTTCCAAAAGGGCCATGGACATTGATGGACTGGGAACCAAGCTTATTGAGCAGCTCGTTGACAAACGGATCATTCAGGATGTGTCCGACCTCTACTATTTGGAAAAGAAAGACTTGAGTGCCCTGGAAAGGATGGCCGAAAAATCAGCACAAAACATCATGGAGGCCATCGATGCCTCCAGAAACAGGTCCTTTGCACGATTCGTTTACGCGCTGGGTATCAGAAACGTGGGTGAGCATGTTGCCGCTCTCCTGGCTGAACGATACAAGGACATCTATACGCTCATGGAGACAGATATGGATGCCCTTCTCACTGTGAGGGAAATAGGACCTGAAGTGGCAGGAAGCATTGTCAGCTTCTTCAAGGACAAAAAGAACAGAAAGACCATCGAGCGTATCTTTGCCGCGGGTGTTGTACTTGAATACAAAGAAAAAGGTTCCACCAAACTCGCCGGGCTCACCTTCGTCTTCACAGGTTCTCTAAAAAGCATGTCGAGGGATCAGGCGAGAGGCGCGGTGGAAGTGCTCGGAGCGCAAACCGCCTCATCGGTAAGCAGGAATGTGGATTACGTCGTTGCCGGAGAGGAAGCCGGTTCGAAATTAGACAAAGCGCGGGCACTCGGAATCAAAGTAATAGACGAAGACAGATTTCTCTTAATCGTCGGGAGAACCCATGAAACATAA
- the secF gene encoding protein translocase subunit SecF: protein MEFREIIKGTKIDFIGMRNKMFIFSAILVLLGIIGFIMVSMGKANLSEDFTGGANLLINFNQSVNIGELRSVLTNNGIHDVQIQQVSGTNQFFIKTKISDTEKEKVVDKIQRVFSNSLQDKKYEVLSSNMVGPAVGKTLKRSAIVAVILSLIGIIIYIALRFNFVFGVAATIATFHDVLVMLGLFFVLGREMNILFITALLTIAGYSLTDTVVVYDRIRENMAKMKAKSDLGDVINNSINEVLSRTIITSMTVVLVIAALLVLGGRVLFDFSLALLIGVLIGTYSSIFVASPLIFLWRRKLR from the coding sequence ATGGAATTTCGGGAAATCATAAAAGGCACAAAGATAGATTTTATCGGCATGAGAAACAAGATGTTTATCTTTTCGGCGATACTCGTCTTGCTCGGTATTATCGGCTTTATCATGGTATCTATGGGTAAAGCGAACCTGAGTGAAGATTTTACCGGCGGTGCAAACCTCCTTATCAATTTCAACCAATCTGTGAACATCGGGGAGCTGAGAAGCGTGCTGACAAATAATGGCATCCATGATGTTCAGATACAGCAGGTGAGTGGTACGAATCAATTCTTCATTAAGACGAAGATTAGCGACACGGAAAAAGAAAAGGTTGTTGACAAGATTCAACGGGTATTCAGCAATAGCCTTCAGGACAAAAAATATGAGGTCTTAAGCAGCAATATGGTCGGTCCGGCCGTGGGAAAGACGCTTAAGAGATCGGCTATCGTTGCCGTCATTCTGTCGCTCATAGGCATCATCATATATATCGCCTTGAGGTTCAACTTTGTTTTCGGCGTTGCCGCCACCATCGCCACCTTCCATGATGTTCTCGTCATGCTCGGGCTGTTTTTCGTGCTGGGCAGAGAGATGAATATCCTTTTTATTACGGCGCTTCTGACCATAGCCGGCTATTCATTGACGGACACGGTGGTCGTATATGACAGGATCCGCGAGAACATGGCCAAGATGAAAGCCAAGTCAGATCTGGGAGATGTTATCAATAACAGTATCAACGAGGTTTTGAGCAGAACGATCATTACCTCCATGACTGTGGTGCTGGTTATCGCGGCCCTTCTCGTCCTTGGGGGCAGGGTACTTTTTGATTTCTCGTTAGCTCTCCTCATCGGGGTGCTTATCGGAACTTACTCCTCGATTTTTGTGGCTAGCCCCCTTATCTTCCTCTGGAGAAGAAAGCTCCGTTGA
- a CDS encoding ATP-binding protein: MKAKLEDVLREKERELKLHKRFLHLRALCEQEVFAGSNLPLRPHVETLKDVLEQLIPDPKERGEEMFSGEIFALLGALYLHDIGLTKTVDWCLNKEILEQIDDPGKQIFLNYEIGKKLRIPESAIEIINDLVLAHTVTKIPSEWEIVDEGSKALIRSPRTLAYLFNFAHLLVDMFYSDMRYLALKRYGSPQIILKPHRASIGLDANAGVITIRYGARFPYELHAIENARRYVENMFVRFKNEVNGRMGFQYKKIVWEIALDSSFGRNIPATPKLSAYSEFEEAPIERWEEANAIIDRLFDHGHALIVGDASVGKTTVLKSFVISQLMSMVSNVFYCEMWSHPTGELRNAIGQKPGPSRPQEFDIVSACKELLEEGPCFFVIDSVERLVSIDAKEIEKFERFLDFCRKEKNIYVIICGDKETFFGWQRFFDALHGPLLLEIKTTPPHGTSVGSHDTPHYKPIECELLQANLDPARVIDDLFQGFRDSFEFRSIMAHFIDGQQGLTERYSVEEIFYETALPQETIARYMETLTEKDILKKTETLDGAYYSLSSRYFKEPIHTFLKLDAFEEKRTIRTILKNSSLNGVLIDAAALSLIEKWKEHMAFTKEEAGIVLASLIERQKDYGCFFEKIKKDGKGIDIQPILKLMRMSDVERRAKAVGLITDIQDKDMINPLLLQLKKENVGEIKDLLIKGISRTGKKKAIIAAMNTLKEREETGLRAEAIEFLHAFLGENSYELLADIREIDENPAIIERIDQLLAKRAGSV; encoded by the coding sequence ATGAAAGCTAAGCTCGAAGATGTCCTGAGAGAAAAGGAGAGGGAGCTCAAGCTTCACAAAAGGTTTCTCCATCTGAGGGCTCTTTGCGAGCAAGAGGTTTTTGCCGGCTCGAATTTGCCTCTCAGGCCCCACGTCGAGACACTGAAGGACGTTCTCGAACAGCTGATCCCTGACCCCAAGGAGCGCGGCGAAGAGATGTTCTCAGGGGAGATATTTGCGCTACTCGGAGCGCTTTACCTGCACGATATTGGATTAACGAAAACTGTTGACTGGTGCCTTAACAAAGAGATTTTGGAACAGATAGATGATCCGGGAAAACAAATCTTTCTCAACTATGAAATAGGAAAGAAACTAAGAATACCGGAAAGCGCCATCGAGATTATCAATGATTTGGTCCTTGCCCACACGGTAACGAAGATCCCCTCCGAGTGGGAGATTGTAGATGAGGGTTCCAAAGCGCTCATCCGCAGCCCCAGGACATTGGCCTACCTTTTCAATTTTGCTCACCTGCTCGTTGATATGTTCTATTCCGATATGAGATATCTGGCCCTCAAACGCTACGGGAGTCCGCAGATCATACTGAAACCGCACAGGGCCTCCATTGGTCTTGACGCCAATGCAGGTGTCATCACCATAAGGTATGGCGCCCGATTTCCTTACGAACTGCACGCTATAGAGAACGCCAGAAGGTATGTCGAGAACATGTTTGTACGATTCAAAAACGAGGTAAACGGCAGAATGGGCTTTCAGTACAAAAAGATTGTCTGGGAAATTGCCCTCGATTCTTCCTTTGGCAGGAATATTCCTGCCACGCCTAAGCTCTCCGCATACAGCGAGTTTGAGGAAGCCCCCATTGAACGCTGGGAAGAAGCAAACGCCATTATTGACAGGCTCTTTGATCACGGGCATGCCCTTATTGTCGGGGACGCGAGTGTCGGAAAAACCACGGTACTCAAATCGTTCGTCATATCACAACTTATGAGCATGGTGAGTAATGTTTTTTACTGCGAGATGTGGTCCCATCCGACAGGGGAGTTGAGAAATGCCATCGGGCAGAAGCCGGGGCCCTCCCGTCCTCAAGAATTCGATATTGTCTCCGCGTGCAAAGAACTCCTGGAAGAGGGACCCTGTTTTTTTGTTATCGATTCCGTGGAAAGGCTCGTGTCCATTGACGCAAAAGAGATAGAAAAATTCGAGAGATTTCTTGATTTTTGCCGCAAAGAGAAGAATATCTACGTGATTATTTGCGGCGACAAAGAGACCTTCTTCGGCTGGCAGCGTTTTTTCGACGCGCTACATGGGCCGTTGCTACTTGAGATTAAGACCACGCCCCCTCACGGGACATCTGTCGGATCACACGATACTCCACACTACAAACCGATAGAATGTGAGCTTTTGCAGGCAAACCTGGATCCCGCCAGGGTGATCGATGATCTGTTTCAGGGATTCAGGGACAGCTTTGAATTCCGATCCATTATGGCCCACTTCATCGACGGACAGCAGGGACTGACCGAACGATATAGCGTGGAGGAAATATTCTATGAGACCGCTCTGCCCCAAGAAACCATTGCAAGGTATATGGAAACGCTCACCGAAAAGGATATCCTTAAGAAGACCGAAACGCTTGATGGCGCCTACTATTCGTTAAGCAGCCGCTATTTCAAAGAACCGATCCATACTTTCCTTAAGCTCGATGCTTTCGAGGAGAAGAGAACGATCCGGACGATCCTCAAGAACAGCTCGTTAAACGGGGTGCTCATCGACGCCGCTGCCTTAAGCCTTATAGAGAAGTGGAAGGAACACATGGCCTTTACCAAAGAAGAAGCGGGCATTGTCCTGGCGAGCCTTATTGAGCGCCAGAAAGACTACGGATGTTTTTTTGAGAAGATAAAGAAGGACGGAAAGGGCATAGATATTCAGCCGATCCTGAAACTAATGCGTATGAGCGACGTTGAAAGAAGGGCAAAAGCGGTAGGACTTATTACCGATATCCAGGATAAAGATATGATCAATCCGCTTCTGCTCCAGTTGAAAAAGGAGAATGTCGGGGAGATCAAGGATCTTCTGATCAAAGGTATCAGCCGAACGGGCAAGAAGAAGGCAATCATTGCCGCCATGAACACCCTGAAGGAACGCGAGGAGACGGGCTTAAGGGCCGAGGCGATAGAATTCTTACACGCTTTTCTCGGGGAGAATTCCTATGAACTGCTCGCTGACATCAGGGAGATCGATGAGAATCCCGCAATCATCGAACGCATAGATCAATTGCTCGCTAAACGGGCGGGATCCGTGTGA